The following proteins come from a genomic window of Flavobacteriaceae bacterium MAR_2010_188:
- a CDS encoding DNA polymerase III, alpha subunit — protein MYLIFDTETTGLPKRWDAPYTDTDNWPRCVQIAWQLHDSMGNCIEHQDYLIKPDGYNIPYDAEKIHGISTELAEEKGIPLQEALAKFNEALEKTKFVVGQNVGFDLNIMGAEFVREKMDNQLQELPVLDTCTESTAQLCEIPGGRGGKFKLPTLTELHEFLFNEPFAEAHNATADVEATTRCFLELVRREEYTKEQLDVQPDYFERFSEENPQEIQLLGLKHINLKKESAKINQRIAKLQSEEISAAEINENISELADVDFVHLHNHSQFSILQSTISIKDLVAAASKNGMPAVGLTDHANMMGAFHFVKEVSIHNKNVEVEIAKSEETGTPSTLKKIIPILGCEFFVCDDYKDKTRKDYGYQMVLIAKNKRGYHNLAKLSSIAYTEGFYYVPRIDKNLIKQYKEDLIVLTGNLFGEVPSLILNVGENQAEEALLWWKNEFGDDLYLELMRHNQEDENRVNPTLIEFSKKHNVKLIASNNTYYVDQKDANAHDILLCVKDGEKQSTPIGRGRGYRYGLPNQEYYFKNGDEMKELFKDIPEAISNIQEVVDKVEAYELAREVLLPKFDIPEEFKTDKDIADSGKRGENAYLKHLTYVGAKKRYGELTDALKERLDFELDVIEKTGYPGYFLIVEDFIREARKMDVSVGPGRGSAAGSVVAYCLWITNIDPIKYDLLFERFLNPDRVSMPDIDIDFDDEGRGRVMDYVINKYGSNQVAQIITYGTMAAKSSIRDTARVLDLPLFDADRIAKLIPTMSKLKKIFGMDDKQLSKAFRSEDLEKVNQLLNISDGDDLEADTVNQARILEGSVRNTGIHACGVIITPSDITDFVPVATAKDSDLYVTQFDNSVVEEAGLLKMDFLGLKTLTLIKDTVKIVKAKHDILLDPDSFPLDDEATYELFQKGETVGIFQYESAGMQKHMKDLKPTVFDDLIAMNALYRPGPMEYIPSFIRRKHGDEEIVYDLPAMEEYLKETYGITVYQEQVMLLSQKLASFTRGEADILRKAMGKKIHALLQKLKPKFLDGGEGNGHPRDVLEKIWKDWEAFASYAFNKSHSTCYAWIAYQTAYLKAHYPAEYMAAVLSNNMNDIKSVTFFMEECKRMRLNVLGPDVNESYYKFSVNKDYAVRFGMGAIKGVGHGAVQTIVDNRKEDGNYKSIFDFAKRIDLRAANKKAFENLALAGGFDCFNKNHRAQYFKDEGDGINFLEKAIKYGARHQENENSAQVSLFGAASDVQIAEPVVPPCEEWGTMEKLAREKEVVGIYISGHPLDDFKVEMKTFCSGSLSDFTNLENCINREITFGAVVSDVVHRVSRQGKGWATFTVEDYDESHEFRIYGEEYLKFRHFLIKNSFVFVRTYIKEGWANRETGQKGEPRIQFNNFQLLHDVMDTYAKKLSVQLDIDNLQEIRIQELQDLFDMHKGESALNFVVYDNKESIKLQMPARKQKVKISQELLEELEGLEIFYKLN, from the coding sequence ATGTACCTAATCTTCGATACAGAAACTACTGGACTTCCCAAACGTTGGGACGCTCCTTACACTGACACGGACAACTGGCCACGATGTGTTCAAATCGCGTGGCAATTGCACGATTCAATGGGCAATTGTATTGAGCATCAAGATTATCTTATTAAACCAGATGGGTACAATATTCCTTATGACGCCGAAAAAATCCATGGGATTTCTACCGAACTGGCCGAAGAAAAAGGAATTCCACTCCAAGAAGCTTTAGCGAAATTTAATGAAGCTTTAGAAAAGACCAAATTCGTAGTGGGCCAAAATGTTGGTTTCGACCTAAATATTATGGGTGCCGAATTTGTCCGGGAGAAAATGGATAATCAGCTTCAAGAGTTACCGGTTTTAGATACTTGTACCGAATCTACGGCTCAACTTTGTGAGATTCCTGGTGGTCGGGGAGGAAAATTTAAACTCCCAACCCTTACCGAACTTCACGAGTTTTTATTTAATGAGCCTTTTGCTGAAGCACACAATGCTACAGCAGATGTTGAGGCGACCACTCGATGCTTTTTAGAACTCGTTAGGCGTGAAGAATATACCAAAGAGCAATTAGACGTTCAGCCTGATTACTTTGAACGCTTTTCTGAAGAGAATCCTCAAGAAATTCAGCTTCTTGGACTAAAGCACATCAACTTAAAAAAGGAAAGTGCCAAAATCAATCAACGTATTGCAAAACTTCAATCTGAAGAAATATCTGCTGCCGAAATCAATGAAAACATCTCTGAACTTGCGGATGTAGATTTTGTTCATCTTCATAATCATTCACAGTTTTCAATTTTACAGTCTACTATTAGCATAAAGGATTTGGTGGCGGCCGCTTCAAAAAATGGCATGCCGGCGGTGGGTTTGACCGACCACGCAAACATGATGGGCGCTTTCCACTTTGTAAAAGAAGTTTCAATCCATAATAAAAATGTTGAGGTAGAAATTGCGAAGTCCGAAGAAACCGGTACTCCTTCAACTTTAAAAAAAATTATACCAATTCTTGGTTGTGAGTTTTTTGTCTGCGACGATTACAAGGACAAGACCAGAAAGGATTACGGTTACCAAATGGTGCTTATAGCCAAGAACAAACGCGGTTATCACAATCTTGCCAAATTATCTTCCATCGCTTATACCGAGGGGTTTTATTACGTTCCACGGATCGATAAAAATCTAATTAAGCAGTATAAAGAAGACCTGATTGTTTTAACCGGAAATCTATTCGGTGAAGTCCCGAGTTTGATTTTGAACGTTGGTGAAAATCAGGCTGAAGAAGCCCTGCTTTGGTGGAAAAATGAATTTGGCGATGATTTGTATCTAGAACTTATGCGCCATAATCAGGAAGATGAGAATCGAGTAAACCCCACCTTGATCGAGTTTTCTAAAAAACATAATGTAAAGCTTATTGCTTCTAACAATACCTATTACGTCGACCAAAAAGATGCCAACGCCCACGATATTTTACTGTGCGTAAAGGACGGCGAAAAACAAAGTACCCCGATTGGTCGCGGTCGTGGTTACCGCTACGGTTTGCCAAATCAGGAGTATTATTTTAAGAATGGTGATGAAATGAAGGAATTGTTCAAGGATATTCCTGAAGCAATTTCTAACATTCAAGAAGTTGTAGATAAAGTTGAAGCTTATGAGCTCGCTCGAGAAGTCTTGCTTCCAAAATTTGATATCCCTGAAGAATTTAAAACCGATAAAGATATCGCCGATTCTGGCAAACGCGGTGAAAATGCTTATCTAAAGCATTTAACTTACGTTGGCGCCAAGAAGCGCTATGGTGAACTTACTGATGCCTTAAAAGAACGTCTGGACTTCGAGCTGGATGTAATCGAAAAGACTGGTTATCCCGGTTACTTTTTAATTGTTGAGGATTTTATACGTGAAGCTCGGAAGATGGATGTTTCGGTCGGTCCTGGTCGGGGATCTGCCGCAGGTTCTGTAGTAGCCTATTGTCTTTGGATTACCAATATAGACCCAATTAAATATGATTTGCTTTTTGAGAGATTCTTAAATCCAGATCGTGTAAGTATGCCCGATATCGATATTGACTTTGATGACGAGGGTCGTGGTCGGGTGATGGATTACGTCATCAACAAATACGGTAGCAACCAAGTTGCGCAGATTATTACATACGGTACTATGGCCGCTAAGTCATCTATTCGTGATACTGCTAGGGTACTGGATCTGCCATTATTCGACGCAGATAGAATAGCGAAGTTGATACCAACCATGTCCAAGTTGAAGAAAATCTTCGGGATGGACGACAAACAATTGAGCAAAGCTTTTAGGTCAGAAGATTTGGAAAAGGTGAATCAGCTTTTAAACATTTCTGACGGAGATGATCTTGAAGCAGACACGGTTAACCAAGCTAGGATTTTAGAAGGTTCCGTTAGGAATACTGGTATTCACGCTTGCGGGGTTATTATTACTCCTAGCGATATTACGGATTTTGTGCCGGTGGCCACTGCAAAGGATTCTGACCTTTATGTGACCCAATTCGATAACTCTGTTGTTGAAGAAGCGGGTCTTCTAAAAATGGATTTCTTGGGCCTCAAAACCTTGACCTTGATTAAGGATACCGTAAAAATTGTAAAGGCCAAACACGATATTCTTCTTGACCCAGATTCGTTTCCGCTGGATGACGAGGCAACCTATGAGCTCTTTCAAAAAGGTGAAACGGTCGGGATTTTTCAATATGAATCTGCTGGAATGCAGAAACATATGAAGGATTTAAAACCTACGGTTTTTGATGACCTTATCGCGATGAACGCTCTCTATCGTCCAGGACCGATGGAATATATTCCCTCATTTATTCGTAGAAAGCACGGTGATGAAGAAATTGTTTACGATTTACCCGCGATGGAGGAATATCTTAAGGAAACTTATGGAATTACGGTCTATCAAGAGCAGGTGATGTTACTCTCGCAAAAGTTGGCTTCCTTTACTAGAGGTGAAGCTGATATTTTGAGAAAAGCGATGGGTAAAAAGATTCATGCTTTACTTCAAAAATTAAAACCGAAGTTTTTAGATGGTGGTGAGGGAAATGGTCATCCACGTGATGTTTTAGAGAAAATCTGGAAAGATTGGGAAGCATTTGCTAGTTATGCCTTCAACAAATCGCACTCTACTTGTTACGCTTGGATTGCTTATCAAACGGCCTATCTAAAAGCCCATTATCCGGCAGAATATATGGCTGCGGTTTTGTCGAATAATATGAACGATATCAAATCCGTCACTTTCTTTATGGAAGAATGTAAACGGATGCGCCTCAATGTTCTTGGACCAGATGTAAATGAATCTTACTATAAATTTTCAGTAAATAAAGATTATGCGGTTCGTTTTGGGATGGGGGCAATTAAAGGCGTTGGTCACGGTGCTGTGCAAACCATTGTAGATAATCGTAAGGAAGACGGCAACTATAAATCAATTTTCGATTTTGCTAAACGTATCGATTTAAGAGCAGCCAACAAAAAGGCGTTTGAAAATTTGGCGCTTGCCGGTGGGTTTGATTGTTTCAACAAAAATCATAGAGCCCAATATTTTAAGGACGAAGGCGATGGCATCAACTTCTTGGAGAAAGCCATTAAATATGGCGCCAGACATCAAGAAAATGAAAATTCTGCCCAAGTAAGCTTATTCGGGGCGGCTAGTGATGTACAAATTGCAGAACCAGTTGTTCCGCCTTGTGAAGAATGGGGAACCATGGAAAAGTTAGCTAGAGAAAAAGAAGTGGTTGGTATTTATATTTCTGGCCATCCATTAGATGATTTTAAAGTTGAAATGAAAACTTTTTGTAGTGGTTCTCTCAGTGATTTTACAAATCTTGAAAATTGTATTAATCGAGAAATAACTTTTGGCGCTGTAGTATCTGATGTGGTTCATCGTGTAAGTAGGCAAGGAAAAGGCTGGGCAACATTTACGGTAGAAGATTATGATGAAAGTCATGAGTTTAGGATTTATGGTGAAGAATATCTAAAATTCAGGCATTTTCTAATCAAAAACTCTTTTGTATTTGTCAGAACCTATATTAAGGAAGGTTGGGCAAACAGAGAAACTGGCCAAAAAGGAGAGCCACGAATTCAATTTAATAATTTTCAATTGTTGCACGATGTCATGGATACCTACGCTAAAAAGCTGTCGGTTCAATTAGACATCGATAATCTTCAGGAGATTCGTATACAAGAATTACAGGATTTGTTCGATATGCACAAAGGAGAAAGCGCACTTAATTTTGTGGTATACGACAATAAGGAATCCATTAAACTACAAATGCCTGCTAGAAAGCAGAAAGTAAAAATTTCCCAGGAACTATTGGAAGAATTAGAAGGACTTGAGATTTTTTATAAGCTCAATTAA
- a CDS encoding thioredoxin: protein MALEITDATFEEQVLKSDKPVMVDFWAAWCGPCRMVGPIIDEISKEYDGKAIVGKVDVDANQQFAAKYGVRNIPTVLVFHNGEVVGRQVGVAPKNAYTEAIDSLL, encoded by the coding sequence ATGGCACTAGAAATAACAGATGCAACTTTTGAAGAGCAAGTATTAAAAAGCGACAAACCCGTGATGGTAGACTTCTGGGCTGCATGGTGTGGACCGTGTAGAATGGTGGGGCCAATCATTGACGAAATAAGCAAGGAGTACGACGGAAAGGCAATTGTAGGTAAAGTAGATGTTGATGCTAACCAACAGTTTGCGGCTAAATATGGTGTGAGAAATATACCAACGGTATTGGTTTTTCATAACGGAGAAGTTGTTGGCAGACAAGTAGGTGTTGCACCTAAGAATGCTTATACAGAAGCTATAGATTCTCTATTGTAA
- a CDS encoding ATP-dependent Clp protease, protease subunit has product MSNKSKVQDAIDGKLLEERKIFLWGQVDDRSAKHVVDRLMYLDALSDEMIHFYINSPGGYVTAGFSIHDCMKSLDSKVSTICTGLAASMGSILLSAGEKGHRFIQPLARVMIHQPSGGARGPASDIEITAYEILKTKELSAQILADNCGQTLERVMKDFNRDHWMGANESVEYGLVDKVI; this is encoded by the coding sequence ATGAGTAACAAATCGAAAGTACAAGATGCCATTGACGGAAAATTGCTAGAAGAGCGCAAGATCTTTCTTTGGGGCCAAGTAGATGACAGGTCGGCTAAGCATGTTGTAGACCGTTTAATGTACTTAGACGCATTGAGCGATGAAATGATTCACTTTTACATAAATAGCCCAGGAGGTTACGTTACCGCAGGATTCTCGATACATGATTGTATGAAGTCCTTAGACAGTAAGGTTTCTACAATTTGTACAGGCTTGGCTGCTTCCATGGGTTCAATATTATTATCAGCTGGAGAAAAGGGACATAGATTCATTCAGCCTTTAGCAAGGGTAATGATTCATCAGCCAAGTGGAGGCGCTAGGGGACCAGCCAGTGACATCGAAATTACCGCTTATGAGATATTGAAGACAAAAGAATTAAGTGCACAGATCTTAGCTGATAACTGTGGACAGACCTTAGAAAGAGTAATGAAGGATTTTAACCGCGATCATTGGATGGGGGCAAATGAATCTGTTGAGTACGGTCTTGTAGATAAAGTGATTTGA
- a CDS encoding Outer membrane receptor proteins, mostly Fe transport, protein MKLKLPYYFLLFVSSLGFAQSGKNLISFSFSDLRTPQILDSISKTNDLKIFYLESWFDQNKHSGEYNNVSLDSLLEDLLDKSSINYFRFNDSTYVLTQNNRIYESLPPNFFQKSNSENTSQNDKVIVSSPVFVAQANDLEDREIETIRIGVENPNSKKQTYKLSGYIIDEESGRPVQDIAILITNRNRGTVTDEKGYYELNLPQGIQEFKTQFIGMKPVRKRIILYNDGELNLNVKEGVEQLVEVVVEADRYENVEEVITGTNRIDSEESKDIPVVLGERDILQVAATLPGISRSGEGAIGLNVRGGKADQNQFLLNSAIVYNPTHFFGIFQALNPFVTDHVDIYKGSIPVEFGGRLSSVFDIKTVAGDTEKLKGQGSIGPVTANLAFEIPVKEKRSSFVVGGRATYSDWILKALDEESLKNSEANFYDFIGTYRDQINENNSIKATGYYSKDRFTITPDSLINYSNRAFSIEWFHNFNDNNRATVTLANSRYAFNINYDSDFNNQDFDYGYWVKESELRAWNEYRLNDKHRIKYGLSAKYYNMNPGSIEPNNSESRIESRKINEEQALEGGIFISDEIKLTDNFTIDAGLRYSVFAALGPSDQYNYEEDQPRNVGTISDSTSYGGGELMNRYGGPEVRFSARYLITPNLSLRGGYSNMYQYIHTLSNTTTISPIDTWKLSDNNIRPQKQNQVSLGLFKNFDDAEYEVSLEGFYKWSKDVLDFKTGARILLNDHVETEVIQGDGLAYGVEFMLQKKRGNLNGWFSYTYSRSKVRFDSQFPEEQINNGEFFPSNYDRPHDISLVANYKFTRRYSLSLNFAYQTGRPITYPIGQYYYNNAEYVFYSDRNKYRIPENIRLDIGFNVEGNHKIKKLAHSFWTVSVYNVLGRNNPYSVYFVTDNGELKALQSSIFAVPIPTITYNFKF, encoded by the coding sequence TTGAAACTTAAGTTACCCTACTACTTCTTACTTTTTGTTTCAAGTTTAGGGTTTGCCCAAAGCGGTAAGAACCTCATCAGTTTTAGTTTTTCCGATTTACGAACTCCACAGATTTTAGATTCTATTTCAAAAACCAATGACCTAAAGATATTTTACTTAGAAAGTTGGTTCGACCAAAATAAACATAGTGGAGAATACAACAACGTTAGCCTAGATTCTTTGCTTGAGGATTTATTGGATAAATCATCGATAAATTATTTTCGTTTCAATGATAGTACTTACGTTCTTACTCAGAACAACCGTATCTATGAAAGTCTCCCACCTAATTTTTTTCAAAAATCAAATTCAGAAAACACTTCTCAGAATGATAAGGTAATAGTCTCTTCGCCAGTCTTTGTAGCACAGGCCAATGACTTAGAAGACCGTGAAATTGAAACCATTAGAATCGGGGTCGAAAATCCTAATAGCAAAAAGCAAACTTATAAACTTTCAGGTTATATAATTGATGAAGAAAGTGGCCGTCCAGTTCAAGATATCGCAATTCTAATTACCAATAGAAATAGAGGAACCGTTACCGACGAAAAAGGTTATTATGAATTAAATCTACCCCAAGGAATCCAGGAATTTAAAACTCAGTTTATTGGGATGAAACCAGTAAGAAAACGTATCATTCTTTATAATGATGGTGAATTAAACCTAAATGTAAAAGAAGGCGTAGAACAATTGGTAGAGGTTGTTGTTGAAGCGGACCGTTATGAGAACGTTGAGGAGGTCATTACCGGAACAAATCGAATAGATTCGGAAGAAAGCAAAGATATTCCTGTAGTTTTAGGTGAAAGGGATATTCTTCAGGTTGCTGCAACACTCCCTGGGATTTCGCGCTCTGGTGAAGGCGCCATCGGTCTTAATGTACGTGGTGGTAAGGCAGACCAAAATCAATTCTTGCTAAATAGTGCCATCGTTTATAACCCTACCCACTTTTTTGGAATTTTTCAGGCACTAAATCCTTTTGTGACCGACCATGTCGATATTTACAAAGGATCAATCCCGGTAGAATTTGGGGGTCGCCTTTCTTCTGTTTTTGATATTAAAACGGTTGCTGGAGATACTGAAAAATTGAAAGGACAAGGATCAATTGGTCCAGTGACCGCAAATTTGGCATTCGAGATTCCGGTAAAAGAAAAACGATCATCCTTCGTGGTTGGTGGTCGCGCAACCTATTCCGATTGGATTTTGAAAGCTTTAGATGAAGAAAGCCTTAAAAATAGTGAAGCGAATTTCTATGATTTTATCGGGACCTACCGCGACCAGATTAATGAGAACAATTCAATAAAAGCAACCGGATATTACAGCAAGGACAGATTTACCATCACTCCAGATTCGCTCATCAACTACAGCAATCGTGCATTTTCAATAGAGTGGTTTCATAATTTTAATGACAACAACCGTGCAACCGTGACGCTCGCCAATAGCAGATATGCCTTCAACATAAATTACGATAGCGACTTTAATAATCAAGATTTTGACTATGGTTATTGGGTAAAAGAATCAGAACTAAGGGCTTGGAACGAATATCGATTAAACGATAAGCATAGAATTAAGTATGGCCTTTCTGCGAAATATTACAATATGAATCCGGGAAGCATTGAGCCTAACAATTCTGAATCACGGATAGAATCAAGAAAGATTAATGAAGAGCAAGCATTAGAAGGCGGTATTTTTATTTCAGATGAAATTAAATTAACAGATAATTTCACTATCGATGCTGGCCTGCGCTACTCGGTTTTTGCGGCGCTGGGACCTTCTGACCAATATAATTATGAAGAAGATCAACCCAGAAATGTTGGGACCATTTCAGATAGTACTTCTTACGGAGGTGGTGAGTTGATGAATAGGTATGGAGGGCCCGAGGTTCGCTTTTCAGCACGCTATTTAATAACCCCAAATTTATCTTTGCGAGGGGGTTATAGCAATATGTACCAATACATCCACACCTTATCCAATACCACCACTATTTCTCCTATAGATACTTGGAAACTGAGCGACAACAACATTCGTCCTCAAAAACAGAATCAAGTAAGCCTAGGGCTTTTTAAGAATTTTGATGACGCTGAATATGAAGTTAGCCTAGAAGGTTTTTATAAATGGTCCAAGGATGTGCTAGACTTTAAAACTGGAGCGAGGATACTATTAAATGACCATGTTGAGACCGAAGTAATACAAGGAGATGGTCTTGCCTATGGTGTAGAATTTATGCTTCAAAAAAAACGTGGTAATTTAAATGGATGGTTTTCCTATACCTATTCTAGGTCTAAGGTGAGATTCGATAGCCAATTCCCTGAAGAACAAATTAATAATGGAGAATTTTTTCCTTCAAACTACGACAGACCACACGACATAAGTTTAGTTGCCAATTATAAATTTACCCGTCGTTATAGCCTTTCGTTAAATTTTGCTTACCAGACCGGCCGACCAATAACCTACCCGATTGGTCAGTACTATTACAACAATGCCGAATATGTTTTCTATAGCGATAGAAACAAATATAGAATTCCGGAAAACATAAGACTCGATATCGGATTTAATGTAGAGGGTAATCATAAGATAAAGAAGTTGGCCCATAGTTTTTGGACGGTTTCAGTATATAATGTATTGGGCAGAAACAATCCATACTCAGTCTATTTTGTCACTGATAATGGGGAACTAAAAGCATTACAGAGTTCTATTTTTGCAGTGCCGATACCAACGATTACATATAATTTTAAATTTTAA
- a CDS encoding N-acetylmuramoyl-L-alanine amidase — translation MSSKILKFQFILVMAFFVSCGPSKSIIQKPIIFDQNRKDLSLEYLSSRYGITQQAPTIVPKMIVLHWTEIETFQDSYNAFYNPLLPNARPELKDAGSLNVSAHFLVDRDGLIYQLLPETTMARHTIGLNHCAIGIENVGGTKITPLTESQLKANIWLVKYLSNKYDIDYLIGHSEYTLFEDSPLWLEKDKSYRTVKTDPGDDFMSKVRAKTKKFNFKDLPKKN, via the coding sequence GTGTCTTCTAAAATTTTAAAATTTCAATTTATTCTCGTTATGGCATTTTTTGTGTCCTGCGGACCTTCAAAATCTATAATTCAGAAACCGATAATTTTCGACCAAAACCGTAAAGACTTGTCTCTTGAGTATCTTTCAAGCAGATATGGAATAACTCAACAGGCTCCGACAATTGTTCCTAAAATGATAGTATTGCATTGGACGGAGATTGAAACTTTTCAAGATTCGTACAATGCTTTTTATAATCCGCTGCTTCCAAATGCTAGACCGGAATTAAAGGATGCCGGAAGTTTAAATGTTTCGGCACATTTTTTAGTAGATAGGGACGGATTAATTTATCAACTTCTGCCAGAAACGACGATGGCCCGTCATACCATTGGACTTAATCATTGCGCCATCGGGATTGAAAATGTTGGTGGAACCAAAATAACTCCTTTAACCGAAAGTCAGCTCAAGGCTAACATTTGGTTGGTTAAATATCTTTCAAACAAATACGATATAGATTATCTCATTGGTCATTCGGAATATACCTTGTTTGAAGATTCACCGCTCTGGCTAGAAAAAGATAAGAGCTATCGTACGGTTAAAACAGATCCTGGAGATGACTTTATGTCTAAGGTTAGAGCGAAAACCAAGAAATTTAATTTTAAAGATTTACCTAAAAAGAATTAA
- a CDS encoding Zinc carboxypeptidase, which yields MKKLSILIFCFPVMLSFGQKDSELVNIFKEYENYHENSLNERRIKHSDILPLIKTLESDPNFSVSMVGKSMEDRSLNLISFGEGATDVLLWSQMHGDEPTATQAIFDLINFFRSESHSDFKKSILKSLKIHFLPMLNPDGAERFTRRNVLGIDINRDAVILQTPEGQTLKRMRDSLDADFGFNLHDQSTYYNAMNTEKPATLSFLAPAFNLKKDMNPVRENAMKVIVEMNNTLQQYIPGQIARYNDDFETRAFGDNIQKWGTSTILIESGGFKDDPEKQEIRKYNFIALLTALNSISNNSYKTNKSSDYSKIPVNDKMLFDLKIEGVTYNFKGNDYTIDLGINQHEINADSSFYNNGRVIDLGDLSTYYGYTTLNAKNMKIVEGKVLPETFQNISQLDLDKAYKLLEEGYLYIRLEDLPKDKLMAKFPINIISADKKLNKFWVGLGRTPNFFLQENGTIKYAVVNGFLVDISSRETNLMNAEILD from the coding sequence ATGAAAAAATTATCGATTTTAATTTTCTGTTTTCCTGTGATGCTGAGTTTCGGTCAAAAGGATTCTGAATTAGTAAACATCTTTAAAGAATATGAAAACTATCACGAGAATAGCTTGAATGAAAGACGTATCAAGCATTCCGATATTTTACCATTGATTAAGACGTTAGAGTCTGACCCTAATTTTTCGGTCAGCATGGTTGGTAAATCCATGGAAGACAGAAGCCTTAATTTAATCTCATTTGGAGAAGGGGCAACTGATGTTCTATTATGGTCGCAGATGCACGGGGATGAGCCAACTGCTACACAAGCGATTTTTGATCTGATAAATTTCTTCAGAAGTGAATCACATTCAGATTTTAAAAAATCCATTTTAAAAAGTCTAAAAATTCATTTTCTGCCAATGCTCAATCCGGATGGCGCAGAACGCTTCACGCGTCGCAACGTTTTGGGCATAGACATCAATAGGGATGCCGTTATACTGCAGACTCCTGAAGGACAAACCTTAAAACGAATGCGAGATAGTTTAGACGCGGACTTTGGGTTTAATCTTCATGACCAGAGCACTTACTATAATGCTATGAACACCGAAAAGCCAGCGACCTTATCGTTTTTGGCGCCAGCTTTCAACCTCAAAAAAGACATGAATCCTGTTCGCGAAAATGCTATGAAAGTGATTGTAGAGATGAACAATACCTTACAGCAGTATATACCAGGGCAGATAGCAAGATATAATGACGATTTTGAAACGCGCGCCTTCGGGGATAATATTCAGAAGTGGGGAACCAGTACTATTTTGATTGAATCTGGTGGATTTAAGGATGATCCCGAGAAGCAAGAAATACGCAAGTACAATTTTATTGCGCTTTTAACCGCGCTTAATTCTATTTCAAATAATTCTTATAAAACCAATAAGTCATCGGACTATAGTAAGATTCCTGTTAACGATAAAATGCTCTTTGACCTTAAGATTGAAGGTGTGACCTATAATTTTAAAGGAAATGACTATACCATCGACCTGGGGATAAATCAACATGAAATCAATGCTGACTCGAGTTTTTATAATAATGGAAGGGTGATAGATTTAGGAGATCTTTCTACCTATTATGGCTATACTACCTTAAATGCCAAAAACATGAAAATTGTTGAAGGCAAAGTTTTACCGGAAACATTTCAAAATATATCTCAACTAGATTTGGATAAGGCTTATAAATTGCTAGAAGAAGGTTACTTATATATACGTTTAGAGGATTTGCCTAAGGATAAGTTGATGGCTAAATTCCCTATTAATATTATTTCTGCCGATAAAAAACTTAACAAATTCTGGGTAGGACTTGGTCGAACTCCAAATTTTTTCCTCCAAGAAAACGGAACCATAAAATATGCCGTGGTCAATGGTTTTCTGGTAGATATTTCTTCTAGAGAAACCAATTTGATGAATGCTGAAATATTGGATTAA